In Streptomyces sp. NBC_00448, the following are encoded in one genomic region:
- a CDS encoding maleylpyruvate isomerase family mycothiol-dependent enzyme — MGSPRGTASDTSWLGTPIDVRPLFAPESASLLGLLRTLRPADWGKAAVPGWTVRDLAAHLLGDYRGRLGWATPGFRPAFGPGETLEAFIHRVNQEWVDLHADTDPATLVGALERTGAQVARQFEGADLDAMGLGVSWAGAMPTAPNWLDTAREFTEYWTHRQQIRHAVGRDTDTATRPLAAVLDTFLRALPHTLRDTPATAGTQVQVVIDGQSGGTWTATATPTATPTATEAARWSLAEAPAGPPTASVRLDPETAWRLCSRGIEPDAALAAAHLQGTPHLARAALHIVSIVR, encoded by the coding sequence ATGGGTTCCCCGCGCGGCACCGCTTCCGACACCTCGTGGCTCGGTACGCCGATCGACGTGCGACCGCTGTTCGCACCGGAGTCGGCGTCCCTGCTGGGCCTTCTCCGTACGCTGCGGCCCGCCGATTGGGGGAAGGCGGCGGTGCCGGGCTGGACGGTGCGCGATCTCGCCGCCCACCTCCTCGGCGACTACCGGGGCCGCCTCGGCTGGGCCACACCCGGCTTCCGGCCCGCCTTCGGGCCCGGCGAGACGCTGGAGGCCTTCATCCATCGCGTCAACCAGGAATGGGTCGACCTCCACGCCGACACGGACCCGGCGACGCTCGTCGGCGCACTGGAACGCACCGGCGCGCAGGTCGCCCGGCAGTTCGAGGGGGCCGACCTCGACGCCATGGGGCTGGGGGTGTCCTGGGCCGGGGCCATGCCCACCGCTCCCAACTGGCTCGACACGGCAAGGGAGTTCACCGAGTACTGGACCCACCGCCAGCAGATCCGCCATGCCGTGGGACGGGACACGGACACCGCGACGCGTCCCCTGGCGGCGGTCCTGGACACCTTCCTGCGCGCCCTGCCCCACACGCTGCGCGACACCCCGGCGACGGCGGGAACACAGGTCCAGGTGGTCATCGACGGCCAGTCCGGGGGCACTTGGACCGCCACGGCCACCCCCACGGCCACCCCCACGGCGACCGAGGCCGCCCGCTGGTCGCTCGCGGAAGCCCCCGCCGGCCCACCCACCGCATCCGTCCGCCTGGACCCGGAGACCGCCTGGCGACTGTGCTCACGCGGCATCGAGCCCGACGCGGCCCTGGCAGCCGCCCACCTCCAGGGAACTCCCCACCTCGCCCGCGCGGCCCTGCACATCGTGTCCATCGTCCGCTGA
- a CDS encoding TIR domain-containing protein, with the protein MFISHAPGDSEWAEGFAKRLNRPGIRIFLDRWSLSFGDVVVHRLDAAIRSASHGIAIISPESVGSPRVMEEYAALALASAERQLRFIPVLIGDVALPPFAANRVWRDFREIAGHQYDEKVDEIAAVILGEAAPDRVAAAEENLAASQPAPPRPLTEPSEHSFVVCYAGADAEYAGELVRQLRAGGLPVWSIGDLRPGDAHFWTVRRQLRYAVGIVVLMSPQSQDSDDVTRMILEGQQHGRPFVPILLHGERNFHLANTWYVDARDGRLLGEGELALLERLVAAGPEGGAPDGPEVDPVAVLPQPPTRPSVRTVRVPAATGLSRLDTYLAEKEYTHADLLTTSLLLEAANRAGDGWLRVRDAHGLPAELLAGVDAVWARHTHDRQGLRVQRGLARVRKGRHAEFLNLSVACGWRRAIDDVVPAGYQEFADRAGPGRRAGFFPTLRNPQNEHVADWYDQWSATALAVHLRLDERGTLQ; encoded by the coding sequence GTGTTCATTTCCCACGCGCCGGGGGACAGCGAATGGGCCGAGGGGTTTGCCAAGCGGCTGAACCGGCCCGGCATCCGGATCTTCCTCGATCGATGGAGTCTGAGCTTCGGTGACGTGGTGGTGCACCGACTCGACGCGGCGATCCGTAGCGCCTCCCACGGAATAGCGATCATCAGCCCGGAATCCGTCGGCTCACCGCGCGTCATGGAGGAGTACGCCGCTCTCGCCCTCGCCTCCGCGGAACGTCAACTCCGTTTCATTCCGGTGCTGATAGGCGACGTGGCCCTTCCGCCCTTCGCCGCGAACCGCGTCTGGCGCGACTTCCGCGAGATCGCCGGACACCAGTACGACGAGAAAGTCGACGAGATCGCCGCCGTCATCCTGGGCGAGGCCGCGCCCGACCGGGTGGCGGCGGCCGAGGAGAACCTCGCGGCGTCGCAGCCGGCGCCGCCGCGCCCGCTCACCGAACCGTCCGAGCACTCCTTCGTGGTCTGCTACGCGGGCGCCGACGCCGAGTACGCCGGGGAACTCGTGCGGCAACTCCGCGCCGGCGGGCTGCCGGTGTGGTCGATCGGCGACTTACGCCCGGGCGACGCCCACTTCTGGACGGTCCGCCGGCAACTGCGGTACGCGGTGGGGATCGTCGTCCTGATGTCGCCCCAGTCGCAGGACTCCGACGACGTGACCCGGATGATCCTCGAAGGTCAGCAGCACGGGCGTCCGTTCGTGCCGATCCTGCTGCACGGTGAGCGCAACTTCCACCTGGCCAACACGTGGTACGTCGACGCGCGGGACGGCCGGCTACTCGGCGAGGGCGAACTGGCCCTGCTGGAACGGCTGGTGGCCGCCGGGCCGGAGGGCGGTGCGCCGGACGGTCCCGAGGTGGACCCGGTGGCCGTCCTCCCGCAGCCGCCGACCCGGCCTTCGGTCCGGACCGTGCGAGTGCCGGCGGCCACCGGACTCAGCCGCCTGGACACGTACCTGGCGGAGAAGGAGTACACCCACGCCGATCTGCTGACCACCTCGCTGCTGCTGGAGGCCGCGAACCGGGCCGGCGACGGCTGGCTGCGGGTGCGGGACGCCCACGGCCTCCCGGCGGAGTTGCTGGCCGGGGTCGATGCCGTGTGGGCGCGCCACACCCACGACCGGCAGGGGCTGCGGGTCCAACGCGGCCTCGCGCGGGTCCGCAAGGGACGGCACGCGGAGTTCCTGAACCTGTCGGTGGCGTGCGGCTGGCGGCGGGCGATCGACGACGTCGTGCCGGCCGGCTACCAGGAGTTCGCCGACCGCGCCGGGCCCGGCCGCCGCGCCGGCTTCTTCCCGACGCTCCGCAATCCGCAGAACGAGCACGTCGCCGACTGGTACGACCAGTGGAGCGCCACAGCGCTGGCTGTACACCTACGCCTGGACGAACGGGGAACACTGCAATGA
- a CDS encoding winged helix-turn-helix transcriptional regulator, translating into MSGFGPPGDLFLADCPARLAVELIADKWTVVVLYGLSKGPVRHGELVELIGGISRKVLTQTLRRLAAHGLVSRHAYAEVPPRVEYELTALGATLIEPIHMLTEWARANGDAVLAALDEAPEQAAPGG; encoded by the coding sequence ATGAGCGGTTTCGGTCCCCCCGGTGATCTCTTTCTCGCCGACTGCCCGGCGCGTCTGGCGGTCGAGCTGATCGCCGACAAGTGGACGGTGGTTGTGCTCTACGGACTCAGCAAGGGCCCGGTGCGGCACGGCGAGTTGGTCGAGCTGATCGGCGGCATCTCCCGCAAGGTGCTCACCCAGACGCTCCGGCGGCTCGCCGCGCACGGCCTCGTCAGCCGCCACGCCTACGCGGAGGTGCCGCCCCGGGTCGAGTACGAACTCACCGCGCTCGGGGCGACGTTGATCGAGCCGATCCACATGCTGACCGAGTGGGCGAGGGCGAACGGCGACGCGGTGCTCGCCGCGCTCGACGAGGCACCCGAGCAGGCCGCCCCGGGCGGGTGA
- a CDS encoding NADP-dependent oxidoreductase: protein MRTITQQTLGGPEVLTVVDTPEPRPIPGEVLIRVKAIGLNPLEARLRAGEFPLIGRPPFVLGWDISGVVQDAPQTWRLRPGDEVFGMPRFPLAASAYAEVVAAPALHLARKPTSLSHVEASALPVVGLTAWQGLVDLGDVTEGDRVLVHGGGGGVGHVAIQIAKALGAYVIATAGGSKRAFVEGLGADEVIDYTAVDFSEAVRDVDVVLDTVGGDTAERSLDVLRPGGHLVTAVAEEDAALAAAYEAAGLRFSGIAVDPDPIALRGLVALVEQGRLRVHVQETFPFERVADAHRLLDGGHLQGKLVLTV from the coding sequence ATGCGAACCATCACCCAGCAGACGCTCGGCGGTCCCGAGGTGCTCACCGTCGTGGACACGCCCGAGCCCCGCCCGATTCCGGGCGAAGTCCTCATCCGGGTCAAGGCGATCGGGCTGAACCCGCTGGAGGCGCGCCTGCGCGCAGGCGAGTTCCCGCTGATCGGCCGGCCGCCGTTCGTCCTCGGCTGGGACATCAGCGGCGTGGTCCAGGACGCGCCGCAGACGTGGCGGCTCCGGCCCGGCGACGAGGTGTTCGGGATGCCGCGGTTCCCGCTGGCGGCGAGCGCGTACGCCGAGGTCGTGGCGGCCCCGGCGTTGCACCTGGCCCGCAAGCCGACGTCGCTCTCGCACGTCGAGGCGTCGGCGCTGCCGGTCGTCGGGCTGACGGCGTGGCAGGGTCTCGTCGACCTCGGCGACGTGACCGAGGGCGACCGCGTCCTCGTCCACGGCGGCGGTGGCGGGGTCGGCCACGTCGCGATCCAGATCGCGAAGGCGCTCGGCGCGTACGTGATCGCGACCGCCGGCGGGAGCAAGCGGGCGTTCGTCGAGGGGCTCGGCGCCGACGAGGTGATCGACTACACGGCGGTCGACTTCAGCGAGGCGGTCCGCGACGTCGACGTCGTGCTCGACACGGTCGGCGGCGACACCGCCGAGCGGTCGCTCGACGTGCTCCGCCCGGGTGGCCACCTGGTGACGGCGGTCGCCGAGGAGGACGCGGCACTCGCCGCCGCGTACGAGGCGGCCGGCCTCCGCTTCAGCGGCATCGCGGTCGACCCCGATCCGATCGCCCTGCGAGGGCTCGTCGCGCTCGTCGAACAGGGCAGGCTCCGGGTCCACGTGCAGGAGACGTTCCCGTTCGAGCGCGTCGCCGACGCACACCGGCTGCTCGACGGCGGCCACCTCCAGGGCAAGCTCGTCCTCACCGTCTGA
- a CDS encoding DUF6907 domain-containing protein → MPYPEGTWVVDTRTGDLGEVMRRTPGLLSLSRLGNRGLWAAEPCSVRRARPSEVASAEAASGVWEGRVGSPGGGTEGEPFTRTYEHARALGKLAPEKIAQKGKLQMEPTTMDTTALTLPDGPRKGGTALPVTGAPQAREWRITTTSRHTVSGYLPPWATEDPSEVDVPIEHLAARLVDVHHYADFEGQIVRNARRTGHDGAEPADLHVLCGSIDCLPFAADPDPRVPTVNVNLTPECWLSDLGPDDVLRLVAQLRSQADRLAYEVHPALVAARADWAAAHGDGADAVAVHLAGSRG, encoded by the coding sequence ATGCCGTACCCCGAGGGGACCTGGGTGGTGGACACCCGCACCGGCGACCTGGGCGAGGTGATGCGCAGAACCCCCGGGCTGCTGTCGCTGAGCCGCCTGGGCAACCGGGGGCTGTGGGCGGCGGAACCGTGCAGCGTACGGCGGGCGCGGCCCTCGGAAGTCGCCTCGGCGGAAGCCGCTTCCGGGGTGTGGGAGGGACGCGTGGGGAGCCCGGGGGGCGGCACGGAGGGCGAGCCCTTCACTCGTACGTATGAGCACGCGCGGGCACTCGGAAAGCTCGCTCCGGAAAAAATCGCGCAGAAAGGGAAATTGCAGATGGAACCCACCACGATGGACACCACCGCGCTGACGTTGCCGGACGGCCCGAGGAAGGGCGGCACCGCCTTACCGGTGACCGGGGCGCCGCAGGCACGTGAGTGGAGGATCACCACGACCAGCCGGCACACCGTGAGCGGGTATCTGCCGCCGTGGGCGACGGAGGACCCCAGCGAAGTGGACGTGCCGATCGAGCACTTGGCCGCGCGGCTGGTGGACGTGCACCACTACGCCGACTTCGAGGGCCAGATCGTACGGAACGCGCGGCGCACCGGGCACGACGGCGCCGAACCCGCCGACCTGCACGTGTTGTGCGGCAGCATCGACTGCCTACCGTTCGCGGCGGACCCGGACCCGCGCGTGCCGACGGTGAACGTCAATCTCACGCCGGAGTGCTGGCTGAGCGACCTGGGGCCGGACGACGTGCTGCGGTTGGTGGCCCAACTGCGGTCGCAGGCCGACCGGTTGGCGTACGAGGTGCACCCGGCGCTGGTCGCGGCGCGGGCGGACTGGGCGGCGGCCCACGGGGACGGCGCGGACGCCGTGGCCGTCCACCTCGCGGGGAGCCGCGGATGA
- a CDS encoding class IV adenylate cyclase has product MGTTAIEFEAKLLGIDPDEIRARLLEAGAEHVGDRLQRRYVYDIPGRSGTWVRLRDNGETATLCVKEILSDAIDGVRETETAVSDFDATHAILGKLGYLPKAYQENRRSSWSVLGASVELDHWPRIPPYLEIEGNSGGHVHRVAEALGLPVDALTSENTTAVYRRYGIDIESIPRLTFE; this is encoded by the coding sequence ATGGGTACGACGGCGATCGAGTTCGAGGCGAAGCTTCTCGGCATCGACCCCGACGAGATCCGCGCCAGGCTGCTGGAAGCCGGTGCCGAGCACGTCGGGGACCGGCTCCAGCGGCGCTACGTCTACGACATCCCGGGCAGGTCCGGGACGTGGGTGCGGCTGAGGGACAACGGGGAGACCGCGACGTTGTGCGTGAAGGAGATCCTGAGTGACGCGATCGACGGGGTCCGCGAGACCGAGACGGCGGTCAGCGACTTCGACGCCACGCACGCCATTCTCGGCAAGCTCGGCTACCTTCCGAAGGCGTACCAGGAGAACCGGCGGTCGTCCTGGTCGGTGCTCGGCGCGTCCGTCGAGCTCGACCACTGGCCGCGCATCCCTCCCTACCTGGAGATCGAGGGGAACAGCGGCGGCCACGTCCACCGCGTGGCCGAGGCCCTCGGGCTGCCCGTGGACGCACTCACCAGCGAGAACACGACCGCCGTCTACCGCCGGTACGGCATCGACATCGAGTCGATCCCCCGGCTCACCTTCGAATGA
- a CDS encoding toll/interleukin-1 receptor domain-containing protein, with product MAWANLLVAVAAMATGVVATYFTYVTLRGQIRRRHDPPAPPAVDASAPPSELGSSYDVFISYAEADEPHAVRLAEQLRLRGLRIFLAKWIGPGLVEILEKERALLGSANGVLIFSRATTSDPRIMDEYAALLQRVHSGGRRFIPVLAEPVELPPFARIRVPLDLACGDAEYETRVDLLVRALRPTELGAGS from the coding sequence ATGGCTTGGGCGAATCTGCTCGTAGCGGTTGCCGCGATGGCAACTGGCGTGGTGGCGACGTATTTCACCTACGTCACTCTCAGGGGTCAAATACGGCGCCGCCATGATCCCCCGGCGCCACCGGCAGTTGACGCTTCCGCGCCCCCTTCCGAACTCGGCTCCTCCTACGACGTGTTCATCTCCTACGCCGAAGCCGACGAGCCGCACGCCGTGCGTCTGGCCGAACAACTACGCCTCCGCGGGCTGCGGATCTTCCTGGCGAAGTGGATCGGCCCCGGGCTGGTGGAAATCCTGGAGAAGGAGCGCGCGCTCCTGGGTTCGGCGAATGGCGTACTGATCTTCAGCCGGGCGACGACGAGCGATCCGCGGATCATGGACGAATACGCCGCCCTGCTCCAGCGGGTGCACTCCGGAGGGCGCCGTTTCATACCGGTGCTGGCCGAGCCGGTGGAGCTGCCGCCCTTCGCACGGATTCGGGTGCCGCTGGATCTGGCCTGCGGCGACGCCGAGTACGAGACGCGGGTCGACCTGCTGGTCCGTGCGCTGCGGCCGACCGAACTGGGCGCGGGCTCCTGA
- a CDS encoding radical SAM protein, translating into MTSLTPPRTPVRIVRDKAIRIKIIDDCGLACTFCHNEGTLVTADYRGRPLLPILSGPGRTGRVSIYAETIGVSFLAAKMVPGMAFRRAVKAVAQAFDADEVHLTGGEPTLHTEVSGLISGLTSMGLVVGMTSNGERGPQVMQECSGAGLDRINVSVFGTTAAELQTVQSERLRSAGLAQIKIRAARQTIREAVSHGVKASVNIVVPDVGHVDRVVHLIESHGQYADVRMLTNIERSSDSTAAITEVLHRVGAEPVLRTFTAGTSDERTLYRALGGRAVYVKRLLPVRLPDTCASCRFNNDSDCQEGYYGIRLYMSEEGVYMVSVCIQRMDHCVPVDELAASGIVEEVRAFKDAEVRRLTREHGAAV; encoded by the coding sequence ATGACTTCGCTCACGCCCCCGCGCACGCCCGTCCGCATCGTGCGGGACAAGGCCATCCGCATCAAGATCATCGACGACTGCGGGTTGGCCTGTACCTTCTGCCACAACGAGGGAACGCTCGTCACGGCCGATTACCGGGGCCGCCCCCTGCTTCCGATCCTCTCAGGCCCGGGCAGGACAGGCCGCGTGTCCATCTACGCCGAGACCATCGGCGTCTCGTTCCTCGCCGCGAAAATGGTTCCAGGCATGGCGTTCCGGCGCGCCGTCAAGGCCGTGGCCCAGGCTTTCGACGCCGACGAAGTACATCTGACGGGCGGGGAACCCACCCTGCACACCGAGGTGTCCGGCCTGATCTCCGGGCTCACCAGCATGGGCTTGGTGGTCGGCATGACCAGCAACGGCGAGCGCGGGCCGCAGGTCATGCAAGAGTGTTCGGGGGCAGGGTTGGACCGGATCAACGTCTCGGTGTTCGGCACCACGGCCGCAGAGCTCCAGACGGTCCAGTCCGAGCGCTTGAGGTCTGCCGGCCTCGCCCAGATCAAGATCCGAGCAGCGCGGCAGACCATCCGGGAAGCCGTGTCGCACGGCGTGAAAGCCTCCGTGAACATCGTGGTGCCGGACGTGGGGCACGTGGACCGCGTGGTCCACCTGATCGAGTCCCACGGGCAGTACGCCGACGTGCGGATGCTGACGAACATCGAGCGTAGCTCCGACTCCACCGCCGCGATCACCGAGGTCCTGCACAGGGTCGGGGCCGAACCGGTGCTTCGGACGTTCACCGCAGGTACCTCCGACGAACGGACCTTGTACCGGGCACTCGGTGGGCGGGCGGTCTACGTCAAGCGGCTGCTGCCCGTGCGGCTCCCGGATACGTGCGCATCGTGCCGGTTCAACAACGACTCGGACTGCCAGGAGGGTTACTACGGCATCCGCCTGTATATGAGCGAAGAAGGCGTCTACATGGTGAGCGTCTGCATCCAGCGCATGGACCACTGCGTCCCGGTCGACGAACTGGCCGCCAGCGGGATCGTGGAGGAGGTGCGGGCGTTCAAGGATGCCGAGGTGCGGCGGCTGACGCGCGAGCACGGCGCGGCCGTGTGA
- a CDS encoding RNA-binding protein translates to MASDVLPYVHRVTKYDPADRDRDGSYIGGEPAVSDHGPVEAAYLEAVVAFAEDTGVDHLAIREPGIGPGFVDFGAEPPIEGHGLAGLFPPDLTGYHDGAEVPVTVGLALVRAMLRDNGAWCRLEVEGRFSVHVGWDQYLYIGSSEPCPRALDRTRALGLFPERLDASPYDADFDEPGEQRPADEDFWAQVRDCVAAGRAAILEETYVSNATRWHRLGAEALDDVRARLTPRALLAVWPDLSTDIPALLAELPDEGLIECVREDQDGLITSVVADETDFAGITAWLTGARAAAVLPMYVDERHPLLTAVLPDGDGVLRARWGA, encoded by the coding sequence GTGGCCAGTGACGTGCTGCCCTACGTCCATCGGGTCACCAAGTACGACCCCGCCGATCGGGACCGGGACGGCTCCTACATCGGCGGCGAGCCCGCGGTCAGCGACCACGGGCCGGTCGAGGCGGCCTACCTGGAGGCGGTCGTGGCCTTCGCCGAGGACACCGGGGTCGATCACCTGGCCATTCGTGAACCGGGGATCGGGCCGGGCTTCGTCGACTTCGGCGCCGAGCCGCCCATCGAGGGGCACGGACTGGCCGGGCTCTTCCCACCCGACCTCACGGGGTACCACGACGGCGCCGAGGTCCCGGTCACGGTGGGCCTGGCGCTGGTGCGGGCGATGCTCCGCGACAACGGCGCGTGGTGCCGCCTGGAGGTCGAGGGCAGGTTCAGCGTGCACGTCGGGTGGGACCAGTACCTCTACATCGGCAGCAGCGAGCCCTGCCCGCGGGCGTTGGACCGCACCCGCGCGCTCGGGCTGTTCCCGGAACGGCTCGACGCTTCCCCCTACGACGCCGACTTCGACGAACCCGGCGAACAGCGCCCGGCCGACGAGGACTTCTGGGCGCAGGTGCGGGATTGCGTGGCCGCCGGCCGAGCGGCGATCCTGGAGGAGACCTACGTCTCCAACGCCACCCGCTGGCACCGGCTCGGCGCGGAGGCCCTCGACGACGTCCGGGCCCGGCTGACCCCGCGCGCCCTGCTGGCCGTCTGGCCGGACCTGTCCACCGACATCCCCGCCCTCCTCGCGGAACTGCCGGACGAGGGCCTGATCGAGTGCGTCCGGGAGGACCAGGACGGCCTGATCACCAGCGTCGTCGCCGATGAGACCGACTTCGCGGGCATCACGGCATGGCTCACCGGCGCCCGCGCCGCAGCCGTTCTGCCCATGTACGTCGACGAACGCCACCCGCTCCTCACCGCGGTCCTGCCGGACGGCGACGGTGTCCTGCGGGCGCGCTGGGGGGCGTAG
- a CDS encoding DUF397 domain-containing protein, producing MSTLPALHAANWVKSSYSDGNGGECVEFAPNVSGVVPVRDSKDPGGPQLTFSAAAWTSFVRAVRAGELPTV from the coding sequence ATGAGCACCCTCCCCGCTCTCCATGCCGCGAACTGGGTGAAGAGCAGTTACAGCGACGGCAACGGTGGCGAGTGCGTCGAGTTCGCTCCGAACGTCTCCGGGGTCGTCCCCGTACGCGACTCGAAGGACCCGGGCGGACCGCAGCTGACGTTCTCCGCCGCCGCGTGGACCTCGTTCGTCCGTGCCGTCCGCGCGGGCGAACTCCCCACCGTCTGA
- a CDS encoding transcriptional regulator has protein sequence MGLDEALADTPAPREAGPLDVRLTAARTLYDKGAHRKLLGALPGLFADAHAAAASRRELDQARLAAVYSLASAVLVKLGWYERARLTADRARTWAQISGSPLATAAATRELAIVLRHQDQSAAAQRLMASAAANVEATGLRTDAAAAAYAQMLCTLAYTSARDGQRGEALAMTEEARRTARRLPATVPVGQLFPISKAAVDLYTVSVHWALGDAGAALEAGRNLRADQFPTAERKARMGTDMARAWWAWNRPEQAARALLDAYRASPGEVRDRPAIRGIVRELADRHPRTSGVNELRAAVAGVA, from the coding sequence ATGGGGCTGGACGAGGCCCTGGCGGATACTCCGGCGCCGCGGGAGGCCGGGCCGTTGGACGTACGGTTGACCGCGGCGCGGACCTTGTATGACAAGGGCGCACACCGGAAGTTGCTCGGGGCGCTGCCGGGGCTGTTCGCGGATGCGCACGCGGCCGCCGCCTCACGGCGTGAGCTGGATCAGGCCAGGCTCGCCGCCGTTTACAGCCTCGCCTCCGCCGTACTGGTCAAGCTCGGCTGGTACGAACGCGCACGGCTCACCGCGGACCGGGCCCGTACCTGGGCACAGATCTCCGGTTCGCCCCTCGCGACGGCCGCCGCCACGAGGGAGTTGGCGATCGTGCTGCGCCACCAGGACCAGAGCGCCGCCGCGCAGCGGCTCATGGCGTCGGCAGCCGCGAATGTGGAGGCGACCGGGCTGCGTACCGATGCGGCGGCGGCCGCGTACGCGCAGATGCTGTGCACCCTCGCCTACACCTCTGCGCGGGACGGACAGCGTGGCGAGGCACTGGCGATGACGGAGGAGGCCCGCCGCACCGCGCGGCGGCTGCCCGCGACCGTACCGGTGGGCCAGCTGTTCCCGATCAGCAAAGCAGCGGTCGACCTGTACACGGTCAGCGTGCACTGGGCACTCGGAGACGCGGGCGCCGCGCTGGAGGCTGGGCGGAACCTCCGCGCGGACCAGTTCCCGACGGCCGAGCGGAAGGCCCGGATGGGTACGGACATGGCACGGGCCTGGTGGGCGTGGAACCGGCCCGAGCAGGCCGCCCGCGCGCTGCTGGACGCCTATCGGGCCAGCCCGGGGGAGGTCCGGGACCGACCCGCGATCCGCGGCATCGTCCGTGAGCTGGCCGACCGGCACCCGCGCACCAGCGGCGTGAACGAGTTGCGCGCCGCCGTGGCGGGGGTTGCGTAA
- a CDS encoding helix-turn-helix domain-containing protein, with protein MWEGLVFVDPLWNSARARELAAQRRLGALIRLGRERRAWTQAALGERLGCSPATVSRLERSTRIVDLVLVQRAALEVGVPRHVLVTSLAPPLAMASADTKVTRRSCAPPYDAHRHGGCRTGRFADGAGRGPGGYSGAAGGRAVGRTVDRGADLV; from the coding sequence ATGTGGGAGGGTCTGGTGTTTGTCGACCCGTTGTGGAACAGCGCGAGAGCACGCGAGTTAGCCGCGCAGCGGCGACTGGGCGCGCTGATCCGGCTCGGGCGCGAGCGGCGGGCTTGGACCCAGGCCGCCCTTGGCGAGCGGCTCGGCTGTTCGCCGGCCACGGTTTCCCGGCTGGAGCGGAGCACGCGGATCGTCGACCTGGTACTGGTGCAACGCGCCGCCCTGGAAGTGGGCGTTCCCCGACACGTCCTGGTGACTTCTCTCGCGCCACCTCTCGCGATGGCCTCGGCGGACACTAAGGTGACGCGCAGGTCGTGTGCGCCGCCGTATGATGCTCACCGCCACGGCGGCTGCCGGACCGGCCGCTTTGCTGATGGGGCTGGACGAGGCCCTGGCGGATACTCCGGCGCCGCGGGAGGCCGGGCCGTTGGACGTACGGTTGACCGCGGCGCGGACCTTGTATGA
- a CDS encoding helix-turn-helix domain-containing protein, with protein sequence MPTRMSQRQDGAAYFGQEVRFAREQRGMTQAQLAAETGYERPYVTRVESGKLLASEQFAEACDRIFGTPGFFARLRVRVSERGHPGWFIPYVNLERDAMAMLFYAPVVIPGIFQTREYATAIFSQVHPRDDKQQADELVEARLARRAALRQRVEQPLLWVVLHEAALRTVIGGRDVMSGQLARLLDEAESPHVTVQVSPFNQGVPGGASMFILLTPAEGDTQLYTETMQHGHVEDSASGVSAAQQQYDRLRAAAMPPRESLQLIRDVMKEYSQ encoded by the coding sequence ATGCCCACACGCATGTCCCAACGCCAGGACGGTGCCGCCTACTTCGGCCAGGAGGTCAGGTTCGCCCGGGAGCAACGCGGGATGACCCAGGCCCAGTTGGCTGCGGAAACGGGGTACGAACGCCCCTACGTCACCCGCGTGGAGAGCGGCAAGCTCCTCGCGTCCGAGCAGTTCGCGGAAGCGTGCGACCGCATCTTCGGTACGCCCGGGTTCTTCGCGCGCCTACGGGTCCGCGTGAGCGAGCGCGGCCACCCGGGCTGGTTCATCCCGTACGTCAATCTGGAGCGGGACGCAATGGCGATGCTGTTCTACGCGCCAGTGGTGATCCCGGGCATCTTCCAGACACGGGAGTACGCGACGGCGATCTTCAGTCAGGTCCACCCGCGCGACGACAAGCAGCAGGCCGACGAGCTAGTTGAGGCGCGTCTCGCGCGTCGAGCAGCGCTGCGGCAACGGGTTGAGCAACCTCTGCTCTGGGTTGTCCTGCACGAGGCAGCGTTGCGTACGGTGATCGGCGGCCGCGATGTGATGTCAGGTCAACTTGCCCGTCTGCTCGACGAGGCAGAGTCTCCGCACGTCACTGTCCAGGTCTCTCCGTTCAACCAGGGCGTGCCTGGCGGCGCATCCATGTTCATCCTTCTGACGCCGGCGGAGGGCGACACGCAGCTCTACACGGAGACGATGCAGCATGGACACGTTGAAGACTCCGCGTCTGGCGTTTCGGCTGCCCAGCAGCAGTACGATCGCTTGCGAGCCGCTGCGATGCCGCCGAGGGAGTCGCTGCAGCTCATCCGCGACGTGATGAAGGAGTACAGCCAATGA